The sequence GATAATTTTCCAAAGCATCCTGAAAACGATCTTGTCCTAATCGCTTATCTCCTACTGCAAGCAAATGGTCAAACTTTTCTTGCTTAGCATTTTGTTGCTTCAACAAAAGTTTTAGCTGTGCAATTTCACTCAGCACTTCCGATCTCGAAGGAAACAACTTATTTGCCTCATTTAATTTATCAATAGCTAAAGCATAATCCATCTTTCCCTTTGCTTCATGGGCTTCAGCTAATAAGCGTTTAAAATTACTTTGCTTTATTTTTAAATCATTCCATTCTTTCTCTATTTTGGCAATTTCTATTTTTGGTTGTTCTTCATACTCAATAGTTTTAGCAGCTTCTTTATAAAACAAGATTGCTTTTTCATAATCTTTCTGAGCATAGGCCTTTTGTGCTGCTTCTACTTTTTCTTCAAAAATAATACGCAAATCAAGCTCATCATTTAAAGTTTTAATAATCGCTTCTATCTTCTTTTTTGGATAATCAGCATTGGAATCTAACTGCAAGGCTAACTGGTAAGTAGTTTTTGCATTATAAAAATCATGCTTGGCAAAATAGCTATCTGCTTTAGCAATTAAATCATCATAAGAAGGAGAATTCTGTGCCTTTATGGAATTCAGATTAGCAAAAAGCAGTACAATAAAAGTATATTTAAGAAAATTACGAAACATATGCCGATTAAAGATATTTTGTACAAAGATAAAAGAGAACGATTCTCATACAAATTTATTGTACTTTTACTTGCCTAAACACATAAAAAGTCTATGAAAATACTTGGAAATATTATTTGGATAGTTTTTGGAGGATTAGCAATTGCAATAGAATATTTTGCGGCTTCTTTAGTATTGATAATCACCATTATAGGAATCCCTTTCGGAATTCAAACATTTAAATTGGGAATACTCGCCTTATGGCCTTTTGGTAGCGAAATAAGAGAAAAACCACAGGCTAGCGGATGTTTAACAACTGTAATGAATATTATTTGGATACTTATTGGAGGTATTTGGATAGCTTTAAGTCATTTTGTATTAGGCATACTGTTTTTTATCACCATTATTGGGATTCCGTTTGGGCGACAACATTTTAAATTAGCCGGTTTAGCCTTAACTCCTTTCGGAAAAGAAATTATCTAAAATCATGAGTTTACTTATTCATCATATAAAAGAGCTTGTTCTTACAGAAGAAAAGCCTAAACTTTTTTATGCCGGCAAAGAAATGGCAAATATCCCAACAATTAAAAATGCGTGGATATACATCGAAAAAGATAAGATTGCCGATTTTGGGAATATGGATAATATTCCGAATATTTATAAAAACGCAACTAAAGAAATAGATGCAAGTGGAAAATTAGTTTTTCCTTCTTATTGCGATTCACACACTCATTTGGTTTACCCTACAAGTCGAGAGATTGAATATGTAGATAAAATCAAAGGTTTATCTTATGAAGAAATTGCCAAACGTGGTGGAGGAATTCTAAATTCTGCTAAGAAAATGGCTGAAGCTTCAGAAGAGCAGCTCTTTGAAGATGCAATGCTTCGATTGAATGAAATTATTCAGTATGGAACAGGCGCTGTTGAGATTAAATCGGGTTACGGTTTAAATACCGAAAACGAACTCAAAATGTTGCGTGTTATCAAACGTCTCAAAGAAAAATCACCATTAGCTATTAAAGCAACTTTTCTGGGCGCACACGCTGTTCCTCAAGATTTAAAATCCGATCCTTCAAAATATGTCGATCTTGTTATTAACGAAATGATTCCTCAAGTAGCAGCAGAAGATCTTGCCGATTATATTGATGTTTTTTGTGATACGGGATTTTTCTCGGCAGAAGACACCGACAGAATATTAAATGCCGGAATGAAATACGGAATGCGAGCAAAAATTCATGCCAATGAACTTGATTATTCCGGGGGTATACAAGTTGGAGTAAAATATAATGCACTTTCTGTAGATCATTTGGAATATACAGGAAATAAAGAAATTACAGCTTTGTTAAATACCGAAACCATGCCTACCATTTTACCGGGAGCTGCTTTCTTTTTAAATATGCCTTATGCTCCGGCGCGCAAGATGATTGATGCAGGATTGCCTATTGCTCTAGCTTCCGATTTTAATCCGGGCTCTTCTCCTTCAGGGAATATGCAGTTAATACAAGCTATGGGAAGTATTTTATATAAAATGACTCCCGAAGAAGGAATTTATGCCACAACTATTAATACAGCCTATGCTATGGGTTTAGCAGAAACACACGGAAGTATAGCAAGAGGTAAACAAGCTAATTTGTTTATAACCAAAGAGATACCAAATATAGAATTTATGCCTTATTCTTATGGAGATAATAAGATTGAGTTAGTCGTTCTGAATGGTCAAATTTTTGCATAGAAAGTTTGGTAAAAAATAAATATGTCTAAATTAGCAATCTTATAAACACAAGAGAATTATGGAAGATTTTGAAAGTATTCGACCTTATAACGATTCTGAAGTCAACGAAAAGCTAACAAAATACAATGATAGCTCAGTATTTAAGAAGCTAGTAGCACATATATACCCAACTTGGACCCAAAAAACTATTACCCGAAGAACGAAAAATATAACTTCAGCACAAGGTTTTCAAGAATTATTAATATATCCTGCAGCCAAAGCTGCGATAGACAGAAGCACGGAACACTTTGCAGTAAGTGGTTTAGATAATTTAAGTCCCGACGATAACTATTTATTTATTTCAAACCATAGAGATATTGTCTTAGACTCAACACTTCTTTATTATGTTTTGTACCAAAACGGCTATAA is a genomic window of Bacteroidales bacterium containing:
- a CDS encoding YccF domain-containing protein, whose translation is MKILGNIIWIVFGGLAIAIEYFAASLVLIITIIGIPFGIQTFKLGILALWPFGSEIREKPQASGCLTTVMNIIWILIGGIWIALSHFVLGILFFITIIGIPFGRQHFKLAGLALTPFGKEII
- a CDS encoding imidazolonepropionase, with the translated sequence MSLLIHHIKELVLTEEKPKLFYAGKEMANIPTIKNAWIYIEKDKIADFGNMDNIPNIYKNATKEIDASGKLVFPSYCDSHTHLVYPTSREIEYVDKIKGLSYEEIAKRGGGILNSAKKMAEASEEQLFEDAMLRLNEIIQYGTGAVEIKSGYGLNTENELKMLRVIKRLKEKSPLAIKATFLGAHAVPQDLKSDPSKYVDLVINEMIPQVAAEDLADYIDVFCDTGFFSAEDTDRILNAGMKYGMRAKIHANELDYSGGIQVGVKYNALSVDHLEYTGNKEITALLNTETMPTILPGAAFFLNMPYAPARKMIDAGLPIALASDFNPGSSPSGNMQLIQAMGSILYKMTPEEGIYATTINTAYAMGLAETHGSIARGKQANLFITKEIPNIEFMPYSYGDNKIELVVLNGQIFA